From a region of the Butyrivibrio sp. AE3004 genome:
- a CDS encoding ABC transporter ATP-binding protein produces the protein MKKIYQKMMLLLDGRQKRQMVLIVIMMLVGGLFETLGIAMIFPVMKIVMDPDAVSESPKYSAVYNLLGCSSITQFAAIIMISMVLIFLVKNIFLFFINVVQLRFVYTNQFATSRRMMINFMQRPYEYYLNADTSVIQRNITSDVNNMYGLILSCLQLISEMIVFACLVVMLLTVDAKMTLSIASLLVAVLLIIKYIIKPVMAKAGQDNQDYYSGLFKWIEESVTGIKEIKIANKENYFINGYADCGAGYVNAVQKYNLYNSTPRLLIETISVAGMIGYMLIVMMSGQSVKDLVPLFTVLGAAATRLLPSANRINNYLTSIAYFEPFFMNVSDNLQQEINDGSVSYKAEDYKIMKEVEKLPVHKSIELKNITYRYPNSAAYVLKNADMTIPVGKSIGIVGTSGAGKTTIVDIMLGLLQIETGEILADGVEIREHYPEWLKNIGYIPQTIFMLDSTIRKNVAFGVSDDDIDDNKVWAALKEAQLDEYVRSLPEGLDTTIGERGIRLSGGQRQRIGIARALFEDPEVLVLDEATSALDNETEAAIMDSINRLHGKKTLIIIAHRLQTIEKCDMVYRVNGQKVSMER, from the coding sequence ATGAAGAAGATTTACCAGAAAATGATGTTGCTGCTTGATGGAAGGCAAAAGAGACAGATGGTCCTGATCGTAATCATGATGCTTGTTGGAGGTCTCTTTGAAACCCTGGGAATTGCAATGATATTCCCTGTTATGAAAATTGTAATGGACCCTGATGCAGTATCTGAAAGCCCGAAGTATTCAGCTGTATATAATTTACTTGGATGCAGCAGTATCACTCAGTTTGCAGCAATAATCATGATATCGATGGTGCTTATATTCCTTGTAAAGAATATCTTTTTGTTTTTTATCAATGTAGTTCAGCTGCGATTTGTTTACACTAATCAGTTTGCGACCTCAAGACGCATGATGATCAACTTCATGCAGAGACCTTATGAGTATTACCTGAATGCTGATACATCGGTTATCCAGAGGAATATAACCTCTGATGTGAACAACATGTACGGACTGATACTGAGCTGCCTGCAGCTTATTTCGGAGATGATAGTTTTTGCATGCCTTGTGGTCATGCTACTTACTGTAGATGCAAAGATGACGCTTTCCATAGCATCCCTGCTTGTTGCGGTTCTGCTTATTATCAAATATATAATCAAGCCTGTTATGGCTAAGGCAGGGCAGGATAATCAGGACTACTACAGTGGACTTTTTAAATGGATTGAGGAATCCGTTACAGGTATAAAAGAGATCAAGATAGCAAATAAAGAGAATTATTTCATTAACGGTTATGCTGATTGCGGTGCCGGCTATGTTAATGCGGTACAAAAATATAATCTGTACAATTCAACCCCCAGACTTTTGATCGAAACCATAAGTGTGGCAGGAATGATTGGCTATATGCTCATAGTTATGATGAGTGGTCAGAGTGTAAAGGATCTTGTTCCGCTTTTCACTGTTCTCGGAGCAGCAGCGACAAGACTTCTTCCAAGTGCAAACAGAATAAACAACTACCTTACTTCCATAGCATATTTTGAACCCTTTTTCATGAATGTAAGCGATAATCTTCAGCAGGAGATAAATGATGGCAGTGTTTCTTATAAAGCTGAGGATTATAAGATAATGAAAGAAGTTGAAAAGCTTCCTGTTCATAAGTCTATAGAGCTTAAGAATATTACGTATCGCTATCCTAATTCCGCTGCCTATGTTTTAAAGAATGCGGATATGACAATACCTGTTGGAAAATCCATAGGTATTGTTGGAACTTCCGGTGCCGGAAAAACGACTATTGTTGACATTATGCTCGGATTATTACAGATAGAAACCGGAGAAATCCTGGCGGATGGTGTTGAGATAAGAGAGCATTATCCAGAGTGGCTTAAGAACATAGGGTATATTCCTCAGACTATTTTTATGCTGGATTCAACCATAAGGAAAAATGTTGCCTTTGGTGTTTCCGATGATGATATTGATGATAATAAGGTGTGGGCTGCATTGAAGGAAGCCCAGCTTGATGAGTATGTAAGATCCCTTCCGGAGGGGCTTGATACCACAATAGGAGAGAGAGGTATCAGACTGTCAGGTGGTCAGAGACAGAGAATCGGAATCGCAAGAGCCCTTTTTGAGGATCCGGAGGTTCTTGTTCTTGATGAAGCTACAAGTGCTCTTGATAATGAGACAGAGGCTGCGATCATGGATTCCATAAACAGACTTCATGGCAAGAAAACACTGATTATAATTGCACACAGACTGCAGACCATTGAAAAATGCGACATGGTTTACAGAGTAAACGGACAGAAGGTATCAATGGAGAGATAA